A genomic stretch from Octopus sinensis linkage group LG14, ASM634580v1, whole genome shotgun sequence includes:
- the LOC115218983 gene encoding protocadherin gamma-A11-like isoform X5, whose amino-acid sequence MDMLLSFFILFFVLPSSFCVDLMYRVEESKNARTYLGDIAKDSHLLDRIPVQVQDQVTFSQLQGGSLKTLQLFNVTKTGKLYTAQSLDAENLCTYNTECFKMVDIAVRQEETFIKILKVKILVEDINDHSPEFPQEQISLEFSESDGKGTSSLIPNAIDKDVGLFNSQITYQLEDSLDEPFTLSVSKRVDGTATLEIVLKERLDREAKDSYMLQVVAKDGGFPSRKSILKVHIAVNDVNDNRPVFPQSIYNISIKNTHQMNVPVLTLSATDLDSGKNSKVSYYFSSKISDVARLYFQLNKDDGRIYLWKKLPAGQKKNYKLFVEARDGGRPPLSAIALVFVNVINQQNNAPEIDINFVSALVDNTATISEKIKVGSFIAFVKIIDNDFGQNGEVSCDLHHEKFQLRSLASKEYKVILKSLVNREAEDHYDIKITCEDMGQPPLKAQRQFSIQVMDVNDVQPQFTKKTFKFLTYENEELNFPVGFINATDPDLDSGGKLSYHLVSENKDKIPFQITNYGFISTIESLDYEQNNNYKFQVLVKDNGDPQLNNTANVIVEVMDENDNAPYFTFPSVNPFSLDVYYHPQSENDITTLRASDRDSRENAFLRYEILGGNDRQLFTVNPYTGAMSFSRTVYQNDAGLYNLQLIVKDSGTPVLSTSTALSLTLTVSNKTSKMFTAVNTQADNRIHLNLVIVITLAAVIVSVAVVVSIIICIVRCHNVRNTQHITETSSPNQSRSEKGHLISHANNLTALTLNSDETRNSTNASMMSKTQLYQEDELPVEWNNLNATRSLPRAAQFSC is encoded by the coding sequence ATGGATATGCTGCTTTcatttttcatattgttttttgTCTTGCCCTCCTCTTTTTGTGTGGATCTTATGTACAGAGTAGAAGAAAGCAAGAATGCCAGAACATATTTAGGAGACATAGCCAAAGATTCTCACTTGTTAGATAGAATACCAGTTCAAGTCCAAGACCAAGTGACTTTTAGTCAGCTGCAAGGTGGGTCTCTCAAGACTCTGCAGTTGTTCAATGTTACCAAAACCGGAAAGCTATACACAGCCCAGTCATTGGATGCAGAAAACCTTTGTACATATAATACAGAATGTTTTAAAATGGTTGACATTGCAGTAAGACAAGAGGAAACATTTATAAAGATACTCAAAGTAAagattttagtagaagacataaACGATCATTCTCCAGAATTTCCTCAGGAACAAATCAGTCTAGAATTTTCTGAGTCTGATGGAAAAGGAACTTCAAGCTTGATTCCCAACGCTATTGACAAAGATGTTGGACTCTTTAATTCTCAGATAACATATCAATTAGAAGACAGTTTGGATGAGCCTTTTACCTTATCCGTTTCCAAAAGAGTGGATGGCACAGCAACACTTGAGATTGTTTTAAAAGAAAGACTTGATAGAGAAGCTAAAGACTCTTACATGCTGCAGGTTGTTGCTAAAGATGGAGGCTTCCCTTCAAGAAAAAGCATTTTGAAAGTCCACATAGCAGTTAATGACGTAAATGACAATCGGCCAGTTTTTCCTCAAAGCATTTATAACATTTCtataaaaaacacacaccaaATGAATGTTCCTGTGCTAACTTTGTCAGCAACAGATTTGGATTCTGGGAAAAACAGTAAAGTTTCCTATTATTTTAGTTCCAAAATAAGCGATGTTGCCAGGTTATATTTTCAACTAAATAAAGATGATGGTAGAATATACTTGTGGAAAAAGTTGCCTGCCGGGCAAAAGAAAAACTACAAATTGTTTGTGGAAGCAAGGGACGGAGGCCGACCTCCTCTCAGTGCCATTGCTTTGGTTTTTGTTAATGTGATCAACCAACAAAATAATGCACCGGAGATAGATATAAATTTTGTGTCGGCATTAGTAGACAATACTGCTACAATTTCAGAAAAGATTAAAGTTGGAAGTTTCATTGCATTCGTGAAAATCATAGATAATGACTTTGGACAAAATGGAGAAGTCTCTTGTGATCTTCACCATGAAAAATTTCAGCTTCGAAGTCTAGCATCGAAGGAATACAAAGTAATATTGAAAAGCCTTGTTAATCGAGAGGCTGAGGATCATTATGATATAAAAATTACATGTGAAGATATGGGCCAACCACCTTTGAAAGCTCAGCGACAATTCTCAATTCAAGTAATGGATGTAAATGATGTGCAAccacaatttaccaaaaaaacatttaaatttttgaCTTATGAAAATGAAGAACTAAATTTTCCCGTCGGCTTCATCAATGCTACTGACCCTGACTTAGATTCAGGGGGTAAATTATCGTATCATTTAGTTAgtgaaaacaaagataaaattcCATTTCAGATTACAAATTATGGTTTTATTTCAACCATTGAGTCTTTGGACTATGAACAGAATAACAACTATAAATTCCAAGTCCTAGTAAAAGACAACGGAGATCCTCAGTTAAACAATACAGCAAATGTTATTGTTGAAGTTATGGACGAGAATGACAATGCTCCGTATTTCACTTTTCCTAGTGTTAACCCCTTCAGTTTGGATGTCTACTATCACCCTCAAAGTGAAAATGATATCACAACATTAAGAGCTTCAGATAGAGACAGCCGAGAAAACGCTTTCCTCCGATATGAAATACTTGGGGGAAATGACCGACAACTGTTTACAGTCAACCCTTACACTGGAGCCATGTCTTTCTCTCgcacagtttaccaaaatgatgctgGGTTATACAACCTCCAGTTGATTGTCAAAGATAGCGGTACTCCAGTTCTGTCAACGTCTACAGCACTATCCTTGACATTGACGGTTAGTAATAAAACGTCCAAAATGTTCACTGCAGTGAATACACAAGCAGACAACAGGATACATCTTAATTTAGTTATAGTCATAACACTGGCAGCTGTGATTGTGTCAGTGGCTGTTGTTGTGTCAATCATTATTTGTATCGTTCGATGTCACAATGTGAGGAATACTCAacatataactgaaacaagctcACCAAACCAATCAAGGAGTGAAAAAGGACATCTTATTTCACATGCTAATAATTTGACGGCGCTGACGTTAAATTCTGACGAGACAAGAAACAGTACAAATGCGTCAATGATGTCAAAAACACAGCTCTACCAGGAAGATGAGTTGCCTGTTGAATGGAATAATTTAAATGCAACAAGAAGCTTGCCAAGAGCTGCACAG